Proteins encoded by one window of Thermococcus sp. Bubb.Bath:
- a CDS encoding winged helix-turn-helix transcriptional regulator, translating into MGSDELNERTKLILNFIRENPGLSFNEISRQLGLAKGDLQYHIQKLKKLGLITSKRSGLRKHYFPKGIFNEREKDVLSLLSSENVRGMIMYIIANPGATQKELCSELGLSPPTVNYYIAKLDELGLVRSIKDGKFVKYYFKGDVELFIKMIQNYHPSLFERWADRIVDIFMDFEEGV; encoded by the coding sequence ATGGGCAGTGATGAGCTCAATGAACGCACGAAGCTTATCCTCAATTTCATCAGAGAGAATCCCGGCCTTAGCTTCAATGAGATATCCCGCCAGTTGGGTCTTGCTAAAGGGGACCTCCAGTACCACATTCAAAAGCTCAAAAAGCTGGGCTTGATAACCTCGAAGAGGAGTGGATTGAGGAAGCATTACTTCCCGAAGGGCATCTTCAATGAGAGGGAAAAAGATGTCCTCTCCCTGCTTTCCAGCGAGAACGTGAGGGGAATGATTATGTACATAATAGCAAACCCGGGGGCAACTCAAAAAGAGCTCTGTAGTGAGCTGGGGCTCTCCCCACCCACGGTAAATTACTACATTGCCAAACTTGATGAGCTGGGTCTCGTTCGAAGCATTAAGGATGGGAAGTTCGTGAAATATTACTTTAAGGGGGACGTTGAGCTCTTCATCAAAATGATCCAGAACTATCATCCGAGCCTGTTTGAGAGATGGGCCGACAGGATAGTGGACATATTTATGGACTTCGAGGAGGGTGTTTAA
- a CDS encoding YiiX/YebB-like N1pC/P60 family cysteine hydrolase, translating to MKKPIGILMAFFVVATFLHPVGAIGSLGGSSYYHPYPYGLKPGDIVIGHNPLSSIIIPGYWTHTGMIAYYDYNAGDWVVVEAWDDPSEVRLVYLSDFLKRYDTVAVLRVRTTDSIRQAAVNFALQQLGKPYDWHWYTKHVYGNSYYCSELVWAAYMAASGGTVDIDANPGWTLKYLDGVAPQEIYDDSDTYVIYYDSA from the coding sequence ATGAAGAAGCCAATCGGAATCTTGATGGCTTTCTTTGTAGTGGCCACCTTTCTGCACCCGGTGGGCGCCATCGGAAGCCTCGGGGGAAGCAGCTACTACCACCCGTACCCCTACGGTCTCAAGCCGGGGGACATCGTTATCGGTCACAACCCCCTCAGCAGCATCATAATCCCCGGCTACTGGACGCACACTGGAATGATAGCATACTACGATTACAACGCTGGAGACTGGGTTGTCGTTGAGGCCTGGGACGATCCGAGTGAGGTAAGGCTCGTTTACCTCTCGGACTTCCTCAAGAGGTACGACACCGTCGCAGTACTTCGCGTTAGGACGACGGATAGCATACGGCAGGCTGCCGTCAACTTCGCCCTCCAGCAGCTTGGAAAACCCTACGACTGGCACTGGTACACCAAACACGTCTACGGCAACTCCTACTACTGCTCAGAGCTCGTCTGGGCGGCTTATATGGCGGCCAGCGGCGGTACCGTTGACATAGATGCCAACCCAGGATGGACTCTTAAATATCTCGATGGTGTCGCCCCGCAGGAGATTTACGACGATAGTGACACCTACGTGATATACTACGACTCGGCCTGA
- a CDS encoding DUF357 domain-containing protein produces MGREITDEKLQKYFRITEEALKTLEVAVHERSLLMAVANDFLTMAKSYFEDAKYYYEKGDYVTAFAALNYAHGFIDAGVRLGVFKGEDDRLFAFG; encoded by the coding sequence GTGGGGCGAGAGATAACCGATGAAAAGCTCCAGAAGTACTTTAGAATCACCGAAGAAGCTTTAAAAACCCTTGAGGTTGCCGTACACGAGAGGAGCCTTCTAATGGCCGTCGCGAACGACTTTTTAACGATGGCAAAAAGCTATTTTGAGGACGCCAAGTACTACTACGAGAAGGGGGACTACGTTACCGCTTTTGCCGCGCTGAACTACGCCCACGGCTTTATAGACGCGGGTGTGCGGCTGGGAGTGTTTAAGGGAGAGGATGACAGACTCTTTGCCTTCGGCTGA
- a CDS encoding phosphatase PAP2 family protein yields MNLLTDTASLTASLLYILFFFAWDFKKRGRMSRFTLDLSLGFVLSMVLVAILKVSFATPRPGEVSVSWTLLERVKNLDYFSFPSGHTAKASIFAYFLSRRWKKLWPLWGGWAVSIALSRLLLHVHWFGDVLFSLLLGSWVGMLVVLTEDWWLPYYRAIVNALKLGVFDVEWSP; encoded by the coding sequence GTGAACCTACTCACCGATACGGCGAGCCTTACCGCCTCCCTCCTCTACATACTGTTCTTCTTCGCCTGGGACTTCAAAAAGAGGGGGCGGATGAGCCGCTTCACCCTTGACCTCTCCCTGGGCTTCGTCCTCTCGATGGTGCTTGTGGCCATCTTAAAGGTCTCCTTCGCCACCCCAAGGCCCGGTGAGGTCTCCGTTTCATGGACTCTCTTGGAAAGGGTTAAGAACCTCGACTACTTCTCCTTCCCCTCGGGCCATACAGCGAAGGCATCAATCTTCGCCTATTTCCTCAGCAGACGCTGGAAAAAACTCTGGCCCCTCTGGGGGGGATGGGCAGTTTCGATAGCCCTCTCGAGGCTCCTCCTTCACGTTCACTGGTTTGGTGACGTCCTCTTCAGCCTCCTCCTTGGCTCATGGGTTGGAATGTTGGTAGTACTGACCGAGGATTGGTGGCTCCCATACTACCGTGCCATTGTGAACGCGCTTAAACTGGGGGTGTTCGACGTTGAATGGTCTCCTTGA
- a CDS encoding polysaccharide deacetylase family protein, which produces MLVSLTFDVEQDCPPYLNTTKGMEEGLPKILNLLEEKGVRGTFFFTAQMAKEYPHLVKRVVDDGHELGCHTYNHERLDRLSKSEAERVIEKSLQVLREFGEVVSFRAPNLQLPSWLYGVLNENRILVDSSTARYKGYREGVNYVNGVLEVPASVTSSVLRLPWGIQRVIHSRLQEPRIYFAHPWEFVPMKKVRFDCRFNTGEKALKLLEELIDHYKRENAEFVQMRSYPEIFKRG; this is translated from the coding sequence GTGCTGGTATCTTTAACTTTTGATGTTGAGCAGGACTGTCCACCATATCTCAACACTACCAAGGGAATGGAAGAGGGCCTCCCGAAGATTTTGAACCTGCTCGAGGAAAAGGGGGTTAGGGGAACCTTCTTTTTTACAGCGCAGATGGCAAAGGAATACCCCCATCTAGTGAAGCGTGTGGTTGATGACGGCCATGAGCTGGGGTGTCATACTTACAATCATGAACGTCTGGACAGACTATCAAAGAGTGAGGCTGAGAGGGTCATAGAGAAGTCCCTTCAGGTATTGAGGGAATTCGGAGAGGTTGTATCGTTCAGAGCCCCCAACCTCCAGTTGCCATCATGGCTCTATGGCGTGCTAAATGAGAATAGAATCCTCGTCGATTCTTCCACGGCCCGCTACAAAGGATACAGGGAGGGCGTGAATTATGTGAACGGTGTCCTTGAGGTGCCCGCCTCGGTAACCTCCTCAGTCCTGCGACTTCCATGGGGCATCCAGCGCGTGATACATTCCCGTCTACAGGAGCCAAGGATATACTTCGCCCACCCCTGGGAGTTCGTCCCGATGAAAAAAGTGCGCTTTGACTGCCGCTTCAACACAGGAGAGAAAGCCCTTAAGTTGCTTGAAGAGCTTATAGATCACTACAAAAGGGAGAACGCAGAGTTCGTCCAAATGAGGAGCTACCCAGAAATTTTTAAGAGGGGATAA
- a CDS encoding COG2426 family protein: protein MNGLLEVFLLSLVPTFEGRYAIVYGIGRGYPLLGTILAASIGVITLSLVLPPVLPYIDGVMLWLKKTPLKKVARLYIYYVERVRKKAHPYVEKWGFWGLLIFVAVPLPGTGIWTGALAAYLLGIEARRSIPALILGGLLSMAITVGPALGLFG, encoded by the coding sequence TTGAATGGTCTCCTTGAGGTATTCCTGCTCTCGCTCGTCCCAACCTTTGAGGGCCGCTATGCCATAGTCTACGGAATTGGCAGAGGTTATCCCCTTTTGGGAACAATCTTGGCCGCTTCAATTGGCGTTATAACGCTCTCGCTCGTCCTTCCCCCGGTCCTGCCCTACATTGACGGGGTTATGCTCTGGCTCAAAAAGACGCCCCTTAAGAAGGTAGCGCGTCTCTACATATACTACGTTGAGCGCGTCAGAAAGAAGGCCCATCCCTACGTAGAGAAGTGGGGGTTCTGGGGTCTCCTCATATTTGTTGCCGTTCCACTCCCGGGGACTGGTATATGGACCGGCGCCCTGGCGGCGTACCTCCTGGGAATCGAGGCAAGAAGATCCATTCCCGCCCTGATACTCGGTGGCCTTTTGAGCATGGCGATAACCGTTGGCCCCGCACTCGGCCTCTTTGGGTGA
- a CDS encoding DUF555 domain-containing protein: MGDYVVVLEAPIIVRDVETSEDAINVAVSKVAKALNKENLDFVRVEIGYSQCPVCGAHFESAFVIGSVGLVGMYLTLKVFNAQSVEHAERIAKAVVGKALKKVPLKVYEIREIEGGESGNGVELEG, from the coding sequence ATGGGAGACTACGTCGTCGTCCTTGAGGCGCCGATAATCGTTAGGGACGTTGAGACGAGCGAAGACGCCATAAACGTGGCCGTGAGCAAGGTGGCAAAGGCACTGAACAAGGAGAACCTCGACTTTGTGAGGGTGGAGATAGGCTACTCGCAGTGCCCGGTCTGCGGGGCCCACTTTGAGAGCGCCTTCGTGATAGGAAGCGTTGGGCTCGTTGGTATGTACCTCACCCTTAAGGTCTTCAACGCCCAGAGCGTGGAGCACGCTGAGAGGATAGCCAAGGCCGTGGTTGGAAAGGCCCTAAAGAAGGTTCCGCTGAAGGTTTACGAGATAAGGGAGATCGAAGGGGGAGAGAGTGGAAACGGGGTCGAACTTGAGGGATAG
- a CDS encoding ASCH domain-containing protein, which translates to MLIDSAYKSRILRGDKVTTIRYGDYEVKPGSEVYLVIRPSDTAVAKVRITKVEKKKIMELTNEDAKADGFSDVKELLQELSKIYGELHGDDEVTIIGFEVVKRFDDGIPLKWLKGLNYREPGEIARLYLENQEKLNLNRETDFIMRRIYNEGLGKAVRTFGPKKVQNALLKVYHGLYAEGLI; encoded by the coding sequence ATGCTGATTGACTCGGCCTACAAGTCGAGAATTCTCCGCGGGGACAAGGTGACAACGATACGCTACGGGGACTACGAGGTTAAACCGGGGAGCGAGGTCTATCTCGTCATAAGGCCGAGCGATACCGCGGTGGCGAAGGTCAGGATAACCAAGGTTGAGAAGAAGAAAATCATGGAGCTCACAAACGAGGACGCCAAGGCAGACGGCTTCTCAGATGTCAAAGAACTCCTTCAGGAACTCTCAAAAATCTACGGAGAGCTCCACGGCGACGATGAGGTTACCATCATAGGCTTCGAGGTCGTCAAGCGCTTCGACGATGGAATCCCCCTCAAGTGGCTGAAGGGCCTGAACTACCGCGAGCCGGGTGAGATAGCGCGCCTTTATCTCGAAAACCAGGAAAAGCTGAACCTCAACCGCGAGACCGACTTTATTATGCGCAGGATTTACAACGAGGGGCTTGGGAAGGCCGTCAGGACTTTCGGGCCGAAGAAGGTGCAGAACGCGCTTCTAAAAGTGTATCATGGGCTCTACGCGGAGGGGCTGATATAA
- a CDS encoding TIGR02253 family HAD-type hydrolase → MIKVVFFDLDDTLIDTSKLAEIARRNAIENMIRAGMPTDFGIAYHELLELINEYGSNFNRHFDYLLRRLDLPYNPKWVAAGVIGYHNTKITHLKTVKGVRKTLLALKQIGLMLGIITDGNPVKQWEKILRTEIEDYFDDVLISDFVGVKKPHLKIFQKALKNFGVRPHEALMVGDRLYSDIYGAKNAGMVTVWFKYGKYANRELDYLDYADFQVRALEDVVDIVRGLNSEESEERSDKEVHAD, encoded by the coding sequence ATGATAAAGGTTGTCTTCTTCGACCTGGATGACACGCTCATCGACACGAGCAAGCTCGCCGAGATAGCCCGTAGAAACGCCATAGAGAACATGATACGGGCTGGAATGCCAACGGATTTTGGCATAGCGTATCACGAGCTCCTTGAGCTCATCAACGAGTACGGGAGCAACTTTAACCGGCACTTTGACTACCTCTTAAGGCGTTTAGACCTTCCCTACAACCCCAAGTGGGTGGCCGCGGGGGTAATCGGCTACCACAACACGAAGATCACCCATCTCAAGACGGTGAAGGGAGTTAGAAAGACCCTGCTGGCCCTCAAACAGATTGGCCTGATGCTGGGGATAATAACCGACGGCAACCCCGTGAAGCAGTGGGAGAAAATCCTGAGGACCGAGATAGAGGACTACTTCGACGACGTCCTAATCTCCGACTTCGTGGGGGTGAAAAAGCCCCATCTGAAGATATTCCAGAAGGCCCTGAAGAACTTCGGGGTCAGACCCCACGAGGCCCTTATGGTCGGAGACAGATTATATTCTGACATCTACGGCGCTAAAAACGCTGGTATGGTAACCGTGTGGTTTAAATATGGAAAATATGCAAACAGGGAGCTGGATTACCTTGATTACGCCGACTTTCAGGTAAGGGCCCTTGAGGATGTTGTGGACATCGTGCGGGGGTTGAATAGTGAGGAGAGTGAAGAGCGTTCAGATAAGGAAGTTCATGCTGATTGA
- a CDS encoding molybdopterin-dependent oxidoreductase: MPKFSVCMRDCYDTCSMISELKDGKLVTRGNPEHPITAGFLCPKGALLPKWFHSPERLKVPLILTGERGSGEFRGASWEEAIRLVAGKLRETIENHGSESVLVYQYAGDRGIVNYAFPMRLFHYLNTAMLDHGICDRAGQEALKDIYGTAVGLDPEKLKNKKLIVYWGVNPFWTNLHGFMLAKRYGLEMWTVDAVRTETAKRSHRFFQVRPETDVLFALGVAKLIIDNELYDRDFVRENVHGFKEFKNYVKTLSLNYVVRETGLSKEEVKDFAFGFAEKRGVIHIGYGFQRSLSGGEAVMAIAILPALIGHRFGFIYDMKTIDKSYAEGAFLRTKPARRIPQMKLAEYIEKGEIKFLYIYNSNPLASLPNQNRLRKTLEEGDVFVVTHDIFLTDTALYSDVVLPANTFFERLDIADSYYHRYVALNEPVAKLYGKSNSEVTRLLAKALDIKNPHLYESDEEVIKKILELNGLSWEELKRKGFVKVPEKPRKYETPSGKIEFYSQRAVERGLSPFPEYRKREWRYPLRLLTPTYRMTITSQYHNTYGVIDPHVYMNPADAEEREIRDGDKVEVFNENGRIKTTVKFTEDVPKGVVLLYKAFWVRLLGWNANFLTTDEIVEGYGDGSAYHSTWVDVRKLNQNLNSSNSL, from the coding sequence ATGCCCAAGTTCAGCGTTTGCATGCGGGACTGCTACGATACTTGCTCGATGATAAGCGAGCTTAAGGACGGGAAGCTGGTCACTAGGGGGAACCCAGAGCATCCAATAACTGCCGGCTTTCTCTGCCCCAAGGGAGCGCTCCTCCCAAAGTGGTTCCACTCGCCCGAGCGGCTAAAAGTCCCTTTGATACTCACAGGAGAGCGGGGAAGCGGTGAATTCAGAGGGGCAAGCTGGGAGGAAGCGATAAGGCTCGTGGCGGGCAAGCTTAGGGAAACCATAGAAAATCACGGGAGCGAGAGTGTTCTGGTCTACCAGTATGCGGGCGATAGGGGAATTGTCAACTACGCCTTTCCCATGAGGCTCTTTCACTACCTCAACACAGCTATGCTCGACCACGGGATATGCGACAGGGCCGGGCAGGAGGCGCTGAAAGACATTTATGGAACCGCGGTAGGCCTCGATCCGGAAAAGCTCAAAAACAAAAAGCTGATCGTCTACTGGGGCGTCAACCCCTTCTGGACCAACCTTCATGGTTTCATGCTAGCAAAGCGCTACGGCCTTGAGATGTGGACCGTTGATGCCGTGAGAACCGAAACTGCAAAGCGCTCCCACCGCTTCTTCCAGGTAAGGCCTGAAACCGACGTTCTTTTCGCTTTAGGTGTTGCGAAGCTTATCATCGACAACGAGCTCTACGACCGGGACTTCGTGAGGGAAAACGTTCACGGTTTTAAAGAATTCAAGAATTATGTAAAAACACTATCGCTTAATTATGTTGTTAGAGAGACAGGGCTTTCGAAGGAGGAGGTCAAGGACTTCGCCTTTGGCTTTGCCGAGAAGAGGGGAGTAATCCACATCGGCTACGGCTTCCAGCGCTCCCTTTCCGGTGGGGAAGCGGTTATGGCGATAGCTATCCTCCCAGCACTCATTGGCCACCGCTTCGGCTTCATTTACGACATGAAGACGATAGACAAGTCCTATGCGGAGGGGGCCTTCCTACGGACGAAGCCCGCCAGGAGGATTCCCCAGATGAAGCTTGCAGAGTACATTGAGAAGGGGGAGATAAAGTTCCTCTACATCTACAATTCCAATCCGCTGGCGAGCCTGCCGAACCAGAACCGGCTCAGGAAGACCCTAGAAGAGGGCGACGTTTTCGTCGTCACCCATGACATCTTCCTCACGGATACGGCGCTCTACTCCGACGTTGTTTTGCCGGCGAACACTTTCTTCGAGAGGCTCGACATAGCCGACAGCTACTACCACCGCTACGTGGCCTTAAATGAGCCCGTTGCGAAGCTTTACGGAAAGAGCAATAGTGAGGTCACGAGGCTACTCGCAAAGGCTCTGGACATTAAGAACCCCCATCTCTATGAGAGCGATGAGGAAGTAATAAAGAAAATCCTCGAACTCAACGGCCTGAGCTGGGAGGAGCTGAAAAGAAAGGGCTTCGTAAAGGTACCCGAAAAACCGAGGAAATACGAGACGCCGAGCGGGAAGATAGAGTTCTACTCCCAGCGGGCAGTTGAGCGCGGTCTGTCCCCTTTCCCCGAGTACAGAAAGCGTGAGTGGAGATACCCGCTGAGGCTCCTGACGCCTACCTATCGTATGACGATAACGAGCCAGTACCACAACACTTACGGGGTAATTGATCCTCACGTCTACATGAACCCCGCAGACGCTGAGGAGAGGGAGATAAGGGACGGTGACAAAGTAGAAGTATTCAACGAGAACGGAAGAATAAAAACTACCGTGAAGTTCACCGAGGACGTTCCGAAGGGGGTGGTTCTCCTTTACAAGGCGTTCTGGGTCAGGCTCCTTGGCTGGAACGCGAACTTTCTCACTACGGACGAGATAGTTGAGGGCTACGGAGACGGATCTGCCTACCACTCAACGTGGGTTGACGTTAGGAAACTAAATCAAAACTTAAATTCTTCAAACTCCCTCTGA
- a CDS encoding glycosyltransferase family 4 protein, protein MESLKIALASDWFFPSVGGIEYHIHDLATHLVEMGHEVHVITRFGDHPDEKLPYQVHRFKGRITMNSFHVSIGTGALKRINELYKKEGFDITHGHSIYSPMAVGVANLSAGIRGVPSVITNHSLLGNSILNPAYIALLRLSLHKVTSFIAVSEAVKSDMLSILGRNLKNREIYVIPNGIDTDFWKPQEDKEGWKEALGLKGMVVTTTSRLTKRKRIHVIPKVAKRIKEEYGENVTFLIIGDGPERSNIERLIREYNVGDIVKLLGRQPREKIKEYLGASDVYLSPTVYEAFGIAVLEALACGVPVVANNHGGIGEIVEHGRTGLLSQNDQGLIQNLVALIDDENMREEMGKNARKGVEDRFSWEAVVPRVLEVYERTMNQADKNLFVLYKFHQALKRGMASAGIFNF, encoded by the coding sequence GTGGAGAGCCTTAAGATCGCGTTAGCCTCAGACTGGTTCTTCCCAAGCGTGGGGGGCATAGAGTATCACATTCATGATCTCGCCACCCACCTGGTTGAGATGGGTCACGAAGTCCACGTAATAACAAGGTTCGGGGACCATCCCGATGAGAAGCTCCCTTATCAGGTTCACCGTTTTAAGGGCAGGATAACGATGAACAGCTTCCACGTGAGCATTGGAACGGGTGCATTAAAGCGAATAAACGAGCTGTACAAAAAGGAAGGCTTTGACATAACCCACGGACACAGCATATATTCTCCTATGGCCGTCGGTGTTGCCAATCTCTCAGCCGGGATACGAGGGGTTCCGAGTGTTATAACCAACCACTCACTTCTTGGGAACTCAATCTTAAACCCTGCATACATTGCGCTCCTGCGCCTCTCCCTCCACAAGGTCACTTCGTTCATAGCAGTCAGTGAAGCCGTTAAAAGCGATATGCTCTCAATCCTCGGCAGGAACCTTAAGAACAGGGAGATTTACGTCATTCCCAACGGGATAGACACGGATTTCTGGAAGCCACAGGAGGATAAGGAGGGATGGAAGGAAGCTCTTGGCCTAAAAGGGATGGTGGTAACTACAACCTCCCGCCTTACAAAGAGAAAGAGGATTCACGTGATTCCGAAGGTTGCAAAGAGGATAAAGGAGGAATACGGAGAAAACGTGACGTTTTTGATAATAGGGGATGGACCAGAGAGGAGCAATATTGAACGACTCATCAGGGAATACAACGTTGGGGACATCGTGAAACTCCTCGGGAGACAGCCGAGGGAGAAAATAAAGGAGTACCTGGGGGCAAGCGACGTATACCTCTCCCCCACGGTTTATGAGGCATTCGGAATAGCCGTGCTTGAGGCGCTGGCCTGCGGCGTTCCGGTCGTTGCCAACAACCACGGTGGAATAGGTGAGATCGTGGAGCACGGAAGGACGGGCTTGCTTTCCCAAAATGACCAAGGGCTGATACAGAATCTGGTGGCACTGATTGACGACGAAAATATGCGGGAAGAAATGGGGAAAAACGCAAGGAAGGGAGTGGAAGACCGCTTCAGCTGGGAGGCTGTGGTTCCCCGGGTGCTGGAAGTTTATGAGAGAACAATGAATCAGGCGGATAAGAATCTATTCGTCCTTTACAAATTCCATCAGGCACTCAAGAGGGGGATGGCAAGTGCTGGTATCTTTAACTTTTGA
- a CDS encoding DUF835 domain-containing protein, which produces MVLEILNLIVRLLVWGLATYRWWKRREDFMFLLSLAIWVDVLAALSKRAVLADIGLKPKTTALAPLMSILAIIEGVLLITASLLVLDRIKELWSQFALLTSTTLGSLYVLMATLLSESSKVISAVPVPFLGISLMFTGYILLRKDIDSKKVAALFPIGIFLLGGINITYPLTVDTPLARCLYGMGALFRGMMLIGMLNYAFMRVTLPEMPIMEFPTGAFYTTNGKIFERLLWKMQSSGNGVFITRKSVQEFKPKFPVFWSTMVASGMLDENVVAVSPTDIGILIDRIRRYLEKGHSLVVLDGFEYLVLENGFESALKFLLSLKDSVISGGGTLVVLLEPRALSKKQLRIIQREFEEFKF; this is translated from the coding sequence ATGGTGCTGGAGATATTGAATTTGATCGTGAGACTTCTTGTATGGGGACTTGCCACGTATCGATGGTGGAAGCGAAGGGAAGACTTCATGTTCCTCCTCAGCCTTGCAATATGGGTAGATGTCCTTGCGGCACTATCCAAGAGGGCGGTTCTTGCCGACATTGGGCTAAAACCAAAGACAACTGCTCTGGCGCCATTGATGAGCATCCTTGCCATAATCGAAGGAGTTCTTTTAATAACCGCATCCCTGCTTGTCCTTGATCGGATTAAAGAGCTCTGGAGCCAGTTTGCACTCTTAACAAGTACCACCCTCGGGTCACTGTACGTTCTTATGGCGACTTTGCTCAGCGAATCCTCCAAAGTCATCTCCGCAGTTCCCGTGCCATTCCTAGGGATTAGCCTTATGTTTACGGGATACATTCTGCTCAGGAAAGATATTGATTCAAAGAAAGTGGCCGCCCTCTTCCCTATAGGGATATTTCTGCTGGGCGGTATCAACATCACTTACCCCCTAACCGTTGACACTCCCCTGGCGAGATGCCTATACGGTATGGGAGCCCTTTTCAGGGGAATGATGCTCATAGGGATGCTAAACTATGCGTTCATGAGAGTGACACTGCCAGAGATGCCAATAATGGAATTTCCGACCGGCGCTTTCTATACCACTAACGGGAAGATATTCGAAAGACTCCTGTGGAAGATGCAGTCCAGCGGGAACGGGGTTTTTATTACACGGAAGTCTGTTCAGGAGTTCAAGCCAAAGTTCCCCGTGTTCTGGTCAACTATGGTAGCATCGGGCATGCTGGACGAAAATGTCGTGGCAGTTTCCCCTACTGACATAGGGATCCTCATCGACCGCATTAGGAGATACCTAGAGAAAGGCCATTCCCTCGTGGTGCTCGATGGTTTTGAATATCTGGTGCTGGAAAATGGCTTCGAGAGTGCCTTGAAGTTCCTGTTGTCCCTTAAGGACTCCGTCATATCAGGTGGGGGAACTCTCGTGGTGCTGCTTGAGCCAAGGGCACTCTCGAAGAAGCAACTGAGGATAATTCAGAGGGAGTTTGAAGAATTTAAGTTTTGA
- a CDS encoding PepSY domain-containing protein → MKIGRFNIGLKVAALMAALIVTLSIGAFAMATSIGSANTSGKNVQTPSYTGSIKIAQNSNLSEDQEAKALQKLAKITPEQAKSAALTKVNGTVVKVSLEDENGYLVYSVEVKTSSGINDVKVDAGNGKVLHIDKGAEREKESTGGNEEKEPGKELEKGESRGSVDNDTINEEVQQGGEN, encoded by the coding sequence GTGAAGATAGGAAGGTTCAACATCGGACTGAAAGTGGCCGCCCTCATGGCGGCACTGATAGTGACACTGAGCATCGGGGCATTTGCAATGGCGACGTCAATCGGATCAGCGAATACCAGCGGCAAGAACGTCCAAACACCGAGCTATACTGGGAGCATAAAAATTGCCCAGAATTCCAACCTGAGTGAAGATCAGGAGGCAAAGGCCCTCCAGAAGCTTGCAAAGATAACCCCAGAGCAGGCAAAGAGCGCAGCACTTACAAAGGTGAACGGAACCGTGGTCAAGGTGAGCCTTGAGGACGAGAACGGATACCTCGTGTACTCCGTGGAAGTTAAGACTTCGAGCGGTATCAATGACGTAAAGGTTGACGCCGGAAACGGAAAGGTGCTTCACATTGACAAGGGTGCCGAGAGGGAGAAGGAAAGCACTGGAGGCAACGAAGAGAAAGAACCCGGGAAAGAGCTTGAGAAGGGCGAATCCCGTGGTTCAGTGGACAACGACACCATAAACGAGGAAGTGCAACAGGGAGGTGAGAACTGA
- a CDS encoding lysylphosphatidylglycerol synthase transmembrane domain-containing protein has protein sequence MDIASYISVIRSLDGRALELIGIAVATYYISVFIYALRWRIVLSGMGKDIPLMELLKITLSSIFVNNVTPMSRGGGEILRITWVSKKHKVPVALSTASIVYERISEVIPVLILTLLGISYFATHVVAFVVLGAIAAVLLWLKWDRVVMLSVKIFRVSLRQEDLIRMLELKKKPAISLLTVGLSSAVWLLDVTRLKLIAMAFGWNPPLAFLAIVSLANLLFGLIAFTPGGIGIVEGGLLGTLTYFGIPSTLALSVTLIERFISYVSSTIVGFMTLITSGGVEVWRALRSR, from the coding sequence ATGGACATAGCCAGTTATATCTCCGTTATTAGGTCACTCGACGGCAGGGCCCTGGAGCTCATTGGGATAGCGGTGGCCACATACTACATAAGCGTGTTCATCTATGCTCTTAGATGGAGGATAGTGCTCAGTGGAATGGGGAAGGACATCCCCCTAATGGAGCTGTTGAAGATCACTCTCTCCTCAATTTTCGTTAACAACGTAACACCCATGAGTCGCGGTGGCGGTGAAATTCTAAGGATCACGTGGGTTTCAAAGAAGCACAAGGTGCCCGTGGCCCTCTCAACCGCGAGCATAGTCTATGAAAGAATCTCAGAGGTAATACCGGTGCTTATACTCACCCTCCTGGGGATCTCCTACTTTGCAACGCATGTCGTGGCATTTGTAGTGCTTGGAGCGATCGCTGCGGTACTGCTGTGGCTTAAATGGGACAGAGTGGTGATGCTCTCGGTCAAGATCTTTAGGGTCAGCCTAAGGCAGGAGGACCTGATCAGGATGCTTGAGCTCAAAAAGAAACCTGCTATAAGCCTGCTCACGGTTGGTCTGAGTTCGGCTGTGTGGCTTTTGGACGTTACCAGGCTGAAGCTCATAGCAATGGCCTTCGGCTGGAACCCACCACTTGCGTTCCTTGCAATAGTTTCACTGGCCAATCTGCTCTTCGGTCTGATAGCATTCACACCGGGGGGAATTGGAATAGTTGAGGGAGGACTTCTTGGGACCCTTACCTACTTCGGAATTCCCTCAACACTGGCCCTCTCGGTGACGTTGATTGAGAGGTTCATCTCGTACGTGTCCAGCACTATAGTTGGGTTCATGACTTTGATAACTTCAGGGGGTGTCGAGGTGTGGAGAGCCTTAAGATCGCGTTAG